The sequence TTCAAGAGAATAGTCTTTTTTACTCAACATCATTCTAAAAATTTCGTACAGTTCGTCCACAGCGTAATCTTCAAAATGAATGTTGTTTGAGATTCGAGATTGTAATCCTGGATTCGTGTCTATAAAATTGTGCATCAAATCTTTATAGCCAGCAAAAATAACAACTACCTCATTGCGACGATTTTCCATTTCTTGAATAATGGTGGGTATAGCTTCATTGGCAAAATCTCTTTCACTCTGTGGAATCAGACTGTAAGCTTCATCGATAAACAGTACACCACCACTTGCACTATCAAACACCTTTTTTATTTTTGGTGCTGTTTGGCCAACATATTCCCCAATAAGATCTGCTCTTCCAACCTCTACTATCTTGTTTTCTACGATCAAACCATGTTCATACAGGATTTCTGTATAAAGACGAGCTACCTCTGTCTTACCCGTCCCGGGATTACCTGTGAATAACAGGTGCCCATTACTTTCTTCAACATGATAGCCTTTTTCTTTCCTCAGCTTCGATAGTTCTTCAAAAGCAACCTGTTGTCTGATTAATTTTTTTACAGAATGAAGACCTATCATTTGATTCAGCCTCTTCTCAGCTTGGCCACATTTGCTTTTAGATTGTTCCTTTTGCAAACTAAATTGGCTAAGGTCAATCAATCCATTTTCTTGACAATAATTGGTTGCCACCGCATATTCATGGATTCTCTGAACCATTCGTCGAATATCTTTTGCATTAATGAGATTTGAAGCCTTTTCTACATACTCCCTAACAATTTTCTTATCTATAATAATTCGTCTTTTTGCCAATAGTTGAATAGCAATTTCAACCAGTTCGTCATTTGTATAAGGAGGAAACTCGATTCTATTTACATTATAGTATTCCTCCTGTAATTCCATTTCTATTTTTTTAGCTTCTTCAGTCGATTGAGCAATTAGAATACAAATATTATTCTCCTTCTTTGTATTAATATTAGCGAAAAGCTCTAATTTAGGGCGAGCCCTTGCTTTTAAATAGTCATAAACAACTGGAAATTGCTTTTCATCAGTCTTGGGAAGAAAATATTCGCTGCAATGAGTATCAACTGCTTGCAAGTCGAACAATCGTTCTAAATATTGGAGGGCATATTTTCGACCACTCCCCTTTTGACCGTTGAAAATTAAGAAAAATGGTTCTTTCGCATGCGATTCTAAATAGTTTGATTGGTAGTCTAAATAGTTTATAAGATGCTGAATGCTATTTTTAAAGTCGCTGAGTCCAATCATATTTTCTGACAACACATCTGCATTCGGAGTAAGTCCTTGCTTATCTTCCTTTGATTGCTTCAATAAGAAATAACCAAATTCTCCCAAATTTTCACGCCCAACTTTTTCAATAAAATCACTCTCGGTTAGTGAAGAATACTCGTCTAAATAAACATCTACTTTCCAAAGTGATTGAACCTTTTTTGCTATCTCTCTTTTTGTATTTGCGGCTCCCGTTACAATGAATAAGTCCTGCTTCTCATTCAAAAAATACATCCAATTATTTTCTTGTGTAAAAGATTCACTAGGTCGCTCTAGTTGCTGTACTTCTCCCATAAGCTTGATATGATAATAATTCATCTTTATCCCACCCCTGTTCTTATGTTTCTATAGAAAGTATATAAAAACAGATAGACATAATTTGTCCACCTATTTGATTTATTTTTCAAAATAAGAAAAACAGACAGAAATATTCTGCCTGCTTTGCTTTTCCATTAAAACTTCCCAAGGTTGGTCAAGTCTTTCTTCTCTGGCATGACTTCCTTGTTGTCCCAGTGCTCGACAATGAACCTGTCTTTGAGGCGGAAGATGTCAAAGTGGGCGTAGTCCTGACCTGCAATCCAGACTTTTGAATAAGCCACAACATAGTCCCCCTGTCCCATCACCTTAAAGACAAAGTCGTAGTTGACTTTATTCTCTACCAGATAGTCCTTATAGGCCGCGCCGCCTTGAGCAATCTCTTGGTTGTGCTGAATCAGGTCTGCTGCCACATAGTCGTCAAACTTGTCGATTTCCCCGTTTTGAAGGACATCGACCAAGAAGCGACGGACGATTTTCTTGTTTTCCTCGGTCTTGTCCAAGTCAGTCAAGGCAAAGTCAGCGTAAATCGGGTCAAAGTCGCCAATGGTTTTTGGATAGGCATCAATGACATCCCAATGCTCGACGATACGGCCGTTTTCATCTGAACGGAAGATGTCCGCCGTCACCCACTCAGCCTCACCATCATTGAATTTCTGGTGGACATGGACGAAGACAAAGTTTCCGTCTTCAATGGCACGAACAATATTTATTGCCCGCTTGGGATTGCGTTTGAAAAAATCCTCAAAGAAAGCCGCAAAGCCCTCTTTCTCATCCGGCACACCTGTACTATGCTGGGTGTACGTAGCTCCCATATAGTTTTCATGGACTTCCTTGATTTCCCCGTCGCGAATGCCACGGAGGTAGAGATTTTTAGCATTTTCTAGTTGATTAGTCATGATTTTCACCTATTTTAACAATTCTTCTTGTTCTAAATATTCCCTCGCCACTTGCTCTGCCGACTTGCCTTCCACATCGACCGCATAGTTCATCTGGGTCATTTCCTCGGTCGAGATTTTGCCCGCCAAAGCCCCTAGGACTTGCTCCAACTCGGGATATTTGTCTAAGGTTTCTTTGGTCAATAGCGGAGCGGCCTGATAAGGTGGGAAAAGCTGTTTGTCGTCTTCCAGGATTTTCAGCTTGTAAGAAACAATCTTGCTATCCGTTGAGTAGGCATCAACTAGCTGCACATCTCCATTTTTAATGGCTTCGTAGCGAAGGGCAGGCTCCATGGTTTTGACATTGAGATTGAGCCCATAAAGATTGGTCAGACCGATATTCCCGTCCTCACGGTCATTAAACTCCAAAGAGAAGCCTGCAACAGCTGTCTGCTGCACTTTTGCCAAATCCGAAATCTTTTCAAGACCATGATCTTGAGCGTAGTCTTCCGTCACAGCCAAAGCATAGGTATTCTGGAAAGCCATTGGTGCTAAATACATCAGACCATCCTGCTCCAAAATCGCTTCTTTAGCGTAAGTGTAAACCTCCTCAGGGTTATTGGACAAATCAGACGGCGGATTGGTCAAAAGGGTGGTCATAATGGTACCAGTGTACTCAGGGTAAATATCAATCGAGCCTGACTTGAGGGCTTCATAGAGGAAGCTGGTCTTGCCAAAGTTTGGCTCCAGCTCCACCTCGATATCCGTCTGGTCTTCAATTAAGAGTTTGTACATATTGATGAGGATTTCAGGCTCTGCCCCTAGTTTCCCAGCGATGACCAGCTTTTTCGATGAAGACTGGTTGAGCGGAACATAGCTAGCTCCGACTGCCAAAAGTGTCACCAAGAGAGCCGCCAGAATAGTACGAGGCTTCTTGTCCTGTAAGAACTTGATGATCGAGCCAAAGAGAACAGCCAAGACGGCTGACGATATCGCCCCAATCAAAATCAGAGCCGAGTCATTGCGGTCAATTCCCAAGAGGATAAAGGAGCCCAGACCACCCGCACCGACCAAGGCAGCAAGCGTTGCCGTTCCAATAATCATAATGGACGCCGTCCGAATGCCAGACATGAGAATGGGCATGGCCAGAGCCAACTGAAACTTACGCAGTTTTTCCAGCTTGGTCATTCCAAAGGCTGTCGCAGCCTCTTCCAGAGAGGGATCGATTTCCGAAAGTCCGGTCAACGTCCCCTGCAAAATGGGGAAAATGGCATAAATGACCAGAGCCACCACCGCAGGCAGCGTTCCGATACCCATAAAGGGAATGAAAAGTCCCAGCAGTGCCAAGGAGGGAATAGTCTGAAATACCCCTGTCACCTGCAAGCTCCACTCGGTCAGCTTTTTCTTGTTGGACAAGACCAAGCCCAGTGGCACCGCAATAGCAATGGCGATAATTAAGGCCAGAAGTGAAATCCGCAGGTGCTCAAAGAGGGCTGTCAGCCAGTCTGCCTTGCGTTCGATAAAAGTTGCAATCAACTGATCCATTAGGCACCTCCCCGATTTTTCATAAATTCAACAACAAAGTCATTAGCAGGCTGATTGCGGAGCTCATCAGGCGTGCCCAGCTGGACTACTTCTCCTGCCCTCATCAAGCAGATACGGTCTGCCAACTTAACCGCTTCATCCATATCATGCGTGACGAAAACCGTTGTCATCTTGAATTCCTCATGCAAGTCTTTGATTAAGTCCTGCAACTGCCCTTTACTAATAGGGTCTAGGGCTGAGAAAGGCTCATCCATCAGCAAGACCTTGGGATTGGCAATAATCGCTCGCAGAATCCCAATCCGCTGCTTTTCTCCCCCAGACAAGTCCTTGGGCAGACGGTCCAAGTAGCTGTCAGGATCCAAACCCACCTTGGTCAAGAGTTGTCTGGATTTTTTCAAGGTTTCTTCCTTGTTCAAACCCTTCATCTCAGGAATGAGGGCGATATTTTCAGCCACTGTCATATTTGGAAATAAAGCAATCTGTTGCAGGACGTAGCCAGTTTCCAAGCGTAGCTCACGCAGGTCAAAGTCTTTCAGCCGCTTGCCCTGAATCCGAATATCTCCGTCTGTCTGCTCAATCAGGCGGTTAATCAGTTTCAACGTCGTTGTTTTTCCGCTACCGCTTGGCCCAATCAGGACAAAGAATTCTCCCTCTTGAATGTCAAAGGTCAAATTCTTCAAGATTGGTCCGTTAACCTTACAGGTCAAGGACACATTTTGGTACTCAATCATTGGTTCCTCCTCCTATGATTTCTGTCAAGGCCTGCCCATAGCGACCAAAGAGGTCCAGTAACTGCTCCTGTTCTTCCAAGCTGAACTGGGACAGGGCTGTTTTTTCCGCCTCTTCTAAGGGGTCCAAAATCCGACTGGCATAGACACGGCCAGCCTCGGTCAATTTGACCTTCTTATGCCGTTTGTCTGCTGGATTTTCCTCAAAAAAGACATAGCCCTTATCCAGAAATTTCTTAATGGTGGCATTGACCACCTGCTTACTAGAGTAAGTCTTCTTACTGACCAAATTCTGTGTCATACCTCCGGGATTATAATAAAGCCACATAAGGATCGATAGGCACTTGCCGTTGAGGCTCTGCCGCCGTGCATAACCCTCGTAAAGCCCGACCTGCTGGTCAAAAATACGGGCCAAGTCCTTACTCCGCTGTCTCAATTCTGTCATCGTCGCTCTGCTCCTGTGAATAGTCAATTTTTTTTACTATTTTACCAGAAAAAGAAAGATAGTCAATATTATTGACCATCTTTTCTCTTACATATACCCATAAAATTCCCTGCGGACTACTGCCGAATGCACCCAGTTAATCAAGGTGGTGAAATCAAAGACTGGCAGGCCTGTTGCTCGATGAAGAGCCGCCGCATAGGGAGGCAGGTCACTACATTCCAGCAAAATCGCCCCAATTTCTGGATGATTGGCACGTAGTTCCTGCACAACTGCTATTAGGTCTGCCTTCAAGCGACCATTGTCCAGATAGGGCTTGTTGTAGCGGATAGGAGCAAAACTCTCCAAGCTACCAATTTCCTTGACAATACAGTCTGAAATAGAGGCATTGGCCTTGGCGAAGAATTCTGCATCGGCCCCCTCTCCGTCTGCTACCAGAACTGCAATTTTCTGGTCTGGCTTGAGCCCCATTTTAATCAAGGGAATCTGAAGAACGCTGGACAGATAGACAGGAACAGCTACCGCATCCCGCACCTGCTCCTGAAAATGATTGAAGTAGCCACAGGCACCGACAATAGCCCGCACACCCTTTTTCTCCAGCTTCTTAGCAGCCTCAATGACCATATCCAACAATTTCTCCTCACCATTGAAGAGGTCTTCTATCTCCAAAACAATGTCCTCATAGACGACCGGGAAGGAGAAGGTAGTCGCATTGGCGACATTGCCTGGCAACTTGACATAGTTAAAGTCAATGGTAATAATTCCAATCGAGAATCCTGCCACAGAAGCATTCTGCACCTGATAAAACTGGTCCAACTGCCCAGCATTCTCAATACTCGCTCTGAAATGTGTCATTTATACCTCCCGCTCTCGAAAGAGTCCTGTTTCCAAGTAAGCTAAGGTCTCCTCCTTGGTCAAATGGGCCAAATCCAAGTCTTCCAAGGTCAAGCCTTCTTCAAAAAATTGACGACCTGTCATGACGGAGCCCAAGACAATCATACTATCAATAACCGGCGTAGCCACCCCGTATTTCTTACCTAATTCATGATAGATATGGCAACCAACAGGCACATCCTCGGTCACATAACGGTCCTGAATGGTGAAAGGACCTGTCCCATAAGCCATTGGAAACTGCTGGTCGAAGGGAACAATGCAGTCATCTCCCATATACTCTGGCCCCAAAATACTGGTCCGCGACAAAAAGTTCTCCTTGGGATAGCGGAGCAAATCAACACCAATTGCCTCTGCCAGCTGCACTTGCTCCAGATAAAAGGCATATTGCACTTCTGCCACGGATTCACTATAAGCGTGTGAATAGATAGAGTACTGGAGCGGATCATTGCCACCGAAAATCCGACCAAAATTCTCCATCACACTAGCCCCCAAAATCGTACCAGGACAATGCAAGACTGGATTGACATTGCTAAAACCAACATCCAAAACGGTCTGTCCGCCTGTCACACCGTCCCCCTCCGTAATAGCATCAAAGGCTCCAATCGCCCGCGAACTCTCTAGGAAGATGTCTTGGTCGGTCAAGGGCAGAGCTGCACCTCGAAGCGTAATAGCCCGATATTTTAACTCGATTTTTGGCGTCATGACCCCGCCCTCCCTGACAATTCGAGCTCCATAAGGGGCACTGGTCCAGCCGCCGACAATAACCTGCTTCTGACAACCCAACTCTCTCATCTTCTTACGAAGTTTCAAACTGCCAAAATTATCCGGAATGATATGAACAATCATCCCATCTTCTAAGACAGGCACCAAGGCTTCAAAAAATTGGTCATGGGCAATGGACGGCACCGCCACAATGACAATCTTGGCTCCTGCTACAGCTTCTTCAATGCGGTCTGTCACCAGGTCAAAAAAGGCACGTCCGCTACGCTCAAAACCATAAAGACTATTTTGTCCACCTGTCAAGGTGATCCCTGTCTTGTCCAGATTTTTTAAGGTTTGTCCCGCAAATGCTGGCAACTCAAAGAGGTGGACACGATTCCCAGCCAACTTAGAATCCGCTCCAACCGCTTTTCCAACTGCACCTGCCCCCAAAATCGCTATCGGTGCTTGTTTCCATTCTTCTACTGACATAAATCCCTCCCATAGTCGTTTCTTCCTAGTATAACAAAACCACACTCACTCGGCCAATACCAGTAAATTATGACCATCTATAAGAATAGACTATCACGAGGATAGCCTATTTCATCTTATTTTTCTTTCAAAACAACATTTAGTAAGAGAGCTGCCAAGGTCCCTGTTGAAATACCTGATGAGAAGACCATTTGAAGAGCTGATGGAAGATGACTCAATAATTCTGGACGAACGGTCACTCCAATCCCCAGCGCAAAGGCAATGGAAATAATCAAGAGCTCACGATCCCCAATTTTAACCGTTGCAAGAGTCTTAATCCCTTGGGCTGCAACCAAACCGAACATGATAATCCCAACACCACCAAGAACAGGCTGAGGCATGATGGAAATCAAGGCTGATAATTTTGGAAAGACGCCAAGTATGGTCAAGATAATACCTGCTAAAATCATGACATGACGACTAGCAACTTTAGTCAAAGTAATGAGGCCAACGTTTTGTGAGAAGGCTGTATTTGGACCAGCCCCAAAAATACCGGCAATCAAGGAACCAACACCGTCTGCCAGAACACCATTTGCTGCCCGCTCAGAAGAAATCTTTTGATTTGAGGCTTCTCCAATGGCCATCATAATCCCCACCGTTCCAATCAAGGATACGACATAGGCCGGGATGAAGGCTAGAATAGAAGATAGGTCAAATTTCACACCATAATGGAAAATTTTAGGAAGAGCAAACCAGGCTGCTTCTCCAACAGCCGATAAATCAACTTTCCCAAGAAAAATACACAAGATGTAACCAAAAACCATCCCAAAGAAGACAGAGGCTGTTTTTAGCATGCCTTTACCATAATGATTTAAGGCCAAAGTAAAGACCAAGACGATAAAGGCAATACCGATATTTTCAACTGAAGCATAGTCTGAAGCGCCAGCTCCACCAGCTGCCCAGTCCATACTTACTGGCATGAGGGTAATACCGATGAGGGATACAACAGTCCCCGTAATCAATGGCGGAAAGAAGCGCATCAAGGGTTTGACAAAGCGACTGAGAGCAATCTCTACAAATGAACCAGCAATGGTTGCTCCTACAATACCAGCAATTCCCAACTGACTACCAACGCTGATTGCTGGATTGGCAAAGGTAAAGTCCGTCCCCATCATACCAGAGACACGTGAACCAATTGGCCCCAAACCTTTAGATTGCAAAATGGTGGCAATACCGGCAACAAAGATAGAGGCTGATACCATGATAGACGTATCTTCGACCGATAATCCCAAGGCACTTGCAACGACAAGAGGCACTGCGATGATTCCTGCAAATGCTGCTAAAATATGCTGAAAAGCAAGCAGAACAGCCATCCCTTTTGGTGGTTGTTCATCAATTCCGTAAAGCATCCCTGAGGAATGTTCATTTGTTATTTTCTGAGACATGATTTCTCCTTCATTATTCCTAAATAATGGTATTAGTCTATCAGAAAACACAACCATTTTCAATACATTTTGTTCCTATAAACAAATAATGTTCGTGTTTATAGAAGAGTTTCGTTAATATTTACAATATTCTAACCTGAAAATTCGTTTATTGTTTTGATTCTGTTAAAAAAATGCTATAATACACAAAAGTAGCATTTGGAGGAGAAGATAAACATGAAAGCATTAGAAGAACGCATTTTAAAAGATGGTCAGGTATTAGGAGAAAATATCTTAAAAGTTGACTCATTTTTGACCCATCAGGTTGATTTTCGCTTGATGAAAGAAATGGGGCAGGTCTTGGCAGATGCCTATCGATCTAAAGAAATTACCAAGGTTGTCACGATCGAAGCCTCGGGTATTGCACCAGCCGTCTATGTTGCAGAAAGTTTAGAAGTTCCGATGATTTTTGCCAAAAAGCATAAAAATATCACCATGACAGAAGGGATATTGACTGCTGAAGTCTATTCATTTACCAAGCAAGTCACCAGCACGGTCTCCATCGCTAGCAAGTTTTTGTCATCTGAGGACCGTGTTCTAATCGTTGATGACTTTTTGGCCAATGGACAAGCAGCAAAAGGCCTGATTGACATTATCCAACGGGCCGGGGCACAAGTGGCTGGGGTCGGTATCATCATCGAAAAATCCTTCCAAGATGGCCGCCAGCTCTTGCTTGATGCTGGTGTACCTGTTACTTCTCTCGCTCGTATTGAAAAATTCCAAGATGGACAGGTTGTTTTCGCACCTGCTGATATTTAAAAGGACTTGCTTCCAATCGGGAGCAAGTCTCTTCTATTTATCTATAATTCCACACCAAAGACTTCTAATTGCTTTAATTCGGTAGCAGTCAACCTGCGGTATTCTCCAAGAGCGAGCGCTGGATCTAACTCAAGTGGCCCCATGGTCAATCGTTGCAAGTCTGTCACCGTCTTGCCACAGGCCTGCACCATACGTTTGACCTGGTGAAATTTCCCTTCTCGGATGGTGATGTCAACGAGTGAGGTCTGTTTGTCTTCATCCATCTCCAAGATGGTCAACTGGGCTGTTTGACAGGTAAAGTCTTTCAGCTCAATTCCTGCCGCAAATCGCTCCACATCCTCTTGGGTCACGATCCCGTCAACCTGTGTACGGTAGCGTTTATCAACATGTTTTTTCGGAGAAAGCATGGCATGGGCCAGCTGACCGTTGTTGGTCAAGAGCAAGAGACCGTGGGTATCAATATCCAAGCGTCCAACTGGAAAAATTTCCTTATGGCGAGCTGTATCATCTAGCAGGTCCAAGACAGTCCGATGACGGTCATCCTCGGTGGCTGATATGACACCCTTGGGTTTATTCAACAGATAGTAAACAAAGGTCTCATGGTTCAAGACCTGACCTGCTACTGCAATTTGGTCTGACTTTTCATCAATCTGTTGCTTTGGGGACGTCTCTACTTGGCCATTGACTGTGACTTGCTTGTTTTTCAGGACTTTCTTGACTTCTGTCCGACTTCCAACACCACAATCCACTAAAAATTTATCTAATCGCATACGAGTTTCTTTTCCATTTTGATATATTCTGCTTGCTTTTCTCTTTCTGTAAATCCAAGAGCATGAAAGAGGGTTTGAGCTACTTGATGAAAGGTAGCAACTGTCAGTTTGATACTAGCTGGCTGAACATTCTCTACTAAATAGTCTTCAATAGTCTGGTAGAAAGCTCTGCCATTTCCCTGACCTGTCAAAGACGGTTTCATACCCAAACGAATGTCAACGGTCTCGCCATCTTGGTCAATACAGAAATAGCCCATGAGGGCGGCATTGCGGATGACTGCAAAAAAGCGATCCCCACGCGCCTCTGGTGAAATCATCTCAGCATAAATCTTGGAGTTTGCACTAATCGTATAGGCATCCAAAGGTGGTTGATAGCGCCATTGGTTAGCAATCTCCAATGCCAGATCCTGGGGCAGGGGCATGATGTAAAAATAATCCATTCTTCGGAAATTTTTTGCCAAATTTTTAATCCGACGGTTTTGGGTGGCGTAATTATCTGTCTGATAGACATAATCCACATAGCCCAACTGATAAGAGGGAATCATATCCTTAAAAATCAACTGAACATCCTCGGGAAAACGGAGTATTAATTCATTTAAGCGGTTGTTTTCTAACATAGGAATATTATACCAAAAAGGAGCGGAAAACCGCTCCTACTTCTTCAGTTGTTTATAAATCAAGCCAGCGCTTATCAAGGCACAGCCGATGGCGTAGATACCAAAGGCTCCTGTTGGGGTTGGGTTGAGTTTTTCCAGATAAGTCGGCAAGATGGCAGATGTGGCACCACCGATATTGCAACCCATAAGGACGATTGTCATGACTGCATTGAGCAAGGCCTTAGGCGCACGGTCCGTTACCTGACTAAAGACAATGGTTAGAATGATGCTGTAGAAAAATCCTGACACCATGCCACCGAGGCCCAGCACCCAGAGATTATCCGCAAAGGCAATGCCGACAACCGCGAGTCCAAAGACCACGTAGGAAACCGCTAAAAGCCAGCCCTTCAAACGACCAACCAGACTACTAAAGACCGTCCCTGCCACAATCCCCATGACCTGCATAAGACTGAGAATCAGACTGGCTTGCTGAGCAGTACCGATGCCCTTGGCTAAAACAATCTGAGGAATACGAATGGTCAGAAAGGTATTGACATTGATAACAAAGAAGGCTAAGAATGCCAGATAAATGCCCATCATCCACATGGTCTTATCCAGCTTGACCTTGGGCGCGTTCTCCTCAACCTTTACCTCCATGCGAGCAAGTAATTCTTCCTTGGGCACAAAGAGGACAAAAAGAACCAAGATAACCAAGGCAAAAAGATAGACCAAGAAGGCAGGTTGCCAACCAAATTGAGTCAACCAACCAACAAGGAGAGTCAGCCCTGCGCTTCCCACTACCTCTGCCGAACCACGCAAACCCATCATTTTGACCCGTTCCTGACCGGTGAAAAAGTTACCGATGATATTAATCGCACGCGCATTGATCAAGCCAATCCCCAAACCAAGCAAGATACGAGCCAACAAAATCAGAGGATAGGCAGTTAGAAACACCGGTAAAGCACCTCCAATTGCCATTAACAAGAGCCCTGCAATGATAATGTTGCGTTCCGATAAGAAACGGACAACTAGACCATTCATCAAGAGTGCTACCATAATAGCAAAGGAGGTCACCGTAATTAAGTTTTCCACCTGGGCCGCTACAATTCCCTGCTGGGCAAAATGCTCAATCATCTGTGGAATGGCTGGTGAAACTGCAAATGTCGAAACCAGCATGGTGGACAGGGCCAGCAAACTGGCTTTTTCTAAAATTCTTTTCATTTTTCTCCCTTTCAACGTTCGTCTTTTACTAGTATAGCAGATTTGAAAGCGAATGGATAGAAAAGTCCGACTTTTATTCTCTCCCATTTCATGCTATACTTAACTTAACTATACTCAAAGGAGAGAATCATGTCTGTTATTGAACGATTGACAAAAGCTGCCCATTTGATTGACATGGATGACATCATCCGTGAAGGGCACCCAACCCTACGCCAAATCGCTGAAGAAGTTGTATTTCCCCTATCTGATCAGGAAATTATTTTAGGCGAAAAAATGATGCAATTCCTCAAACATTCACAGGATCCAGTCATGGCTGAGAAAATGAAACTCCGTGGCGGAGTTGGTCTAGCAGCGCCTCAGATTGACGTTTCCAAACGCATCATTGCTGTCTTAGTCCCAAATCCAGAGGACGAAGAAGGCAATCCACCTGCCCAAGCCTACTCTCTACAAGAGGTTATGTACAACCCTAAAATCGTGGCACACTCTGTCCAAGAGGCGGCTATGGAAGGGGGCGAAGGCTGCCTATCTGTTGACCGCGAAGTCCAAGGCTACGTAGTCCGCCACGCGCGCGTGACTGTTGATTACATGGACAAAAACGGAGAAACACACCGTATCAAACTCAAAGGATTTAATGCCATCGTGGTCCAACACGAAATCGACCACCTCAACGGTGTCATGTTCTACGACCGCATTGACCCAGAACACCCATTTGCCGTTAAAGAAGGCATGCTAGTGATTGAATAAACATAAGAAACTGACTGAAATCTTCGGTCAGTTTTTCTTTTTTATAAACATAGCAGAGCTAACTGCCTAAAAATTTCCTGCCCATCCAAGACCAGGTCTTGAAAGA is a genomic window of Streptococcus sp. 29896 containing:
- a CDS encoding aspartate/glutamate racemase family protein; the protein is MTHFRASIENAGQLDQFYQVQNASVAGFSIGIITIDFNYVKLPGNVANATTFSFPVVYEDIVLEIEDLFNGEEKLLDMVIEAAKKLEKKGVRAIVGACGYFNHFQEQVRDAVAVPVYLSSVLQIPLIKMGLKPDQKIAVLVADGEGADAEFFAKANASISDCIVKEIGSLESFAPIRYNKPYLDNGRLKADLIAVVQELRANHPEIGAILLECSDLPPYAAALHRATGLPVFDFTTLINWVHSAVVRREFYGYM
- a CDS encoding MarR family winged helix-turn-helix transcriptional regulator, encoding MTELRQRSKDLARIFDQQVGLYEGYARRQSLNGKCLSILMWLYYNPGGMTQNLVSKKTYSSKQVVNATIKKFLDKGYVFFEENPADKRHKKVKLTEAGRVYASRILDPLEEAEKTALSQFSLEEQEQLLDLFGRYGQALTEIIGGGTND
- a CDS encoding ATP-binding cassette domain-containing protein encodes the protein MIEYQNVSLTCKVNGPILKNLTFDIQEGEFFVLIGPSGSGKTTTLKLINRLIEQTDGDIRIQGKRLKDFDLRELRLETGYVLQQIALFPNMTVAENIALIPEMKGLNKEETLKKSRQLLTKVGLDPDSYLDRLPKDLSGGEKQRIGILRAIIANPKVLLMDEPFSALDPISKGQLQDLIKDLHEEFKMTTVFVTHDMDEAVKLADRICLMRAGEVVQLGTPDELRNQPANDFVVEFMKNRGGA
- a CDS encoding nuclear transport factor 2 family protein, which gives rise to MTNQLENAKNLYLRGIRDGEIKEVHENYMGATYTQHSTGVPDEKEGFAAFFEDFFKRNPKRAINIVRAIEDGNFVFVHVHQKFNDGEAEWVTADIFRSDENGRIVEHWDVIDAYPKTIGDFDPIYADFALTDLDKTEENKKIVRRFLVDVLQNGEIDKFDDYVAADLIQHNQEIAQGGAAYKDYLVENKVNYDFVFKVMGQGDYVVAYSKVWIAGQDYAHFDIFRLKDRFIVEHWDNKEVMPEKKDLTNLGKF
- a CDS encoding AAA family ATPase; this translates as MNYYHIKLMGEVQQLERPSESFTQENNWMYFLNEKQDLFIVTGAANTKREIAKKVQSLWKVDVYLDEYSSLTESDFIEKVGRENLGEFGYFLLKQSKEDKQGLTPNADVLSENMIGLSDFKNSIQHLINYLDYQSNYLESHAKEPFFLIFNGQKGSGRKYALQYLERLFDLQAVDTHCSEYFLPKTDEKQFPVVYDYLKARARPKLELFANINTKKENNICILIAQSTEEAKKIEMELQEEYYNVNRIEFPPYTNDELVEIAIQLLAKRRIIIDKKIVREYVEKASNLINAKDIRRMVQRIHEYAVATNYCQENGLIDLSQFSLQKEQSKSKCGQAEKRLNQMIGLHSVKKLIRQQVAFEELSKLRKEKGYHVEESNGHLLFTGNPGTGKTEVARLYTEILYEHGLIVENKIVEVGRADLIGEYVGQTAPKIKKVFDSASGGVLFIDEAYSLIPQSERDFANEAIPTIIQEMENRRNEVVVIFAGYKDLMHNFIDTNPGLQSRISNNIHFEDYAVDELYEIFRMMLSKKDYSLESSCERVLRSHFSKVGTTEHFGNGRYVRKLIEASLYQQATRVMEKMGNRTLEETEMNVVIEADIKNAIQELSELESTQRLIGFGLQG
- a CDS encoding ABC transporter permease/substrate-binding protein gives rise to the protein MDQLIATFIERKADWLTALFEHLRISLLALIIAIAIAVPLGLVLSNKKKLTEWSLQVTGVFQTIPSLALLGLFIPFMGIGTLPAVVALVIYAIFPILQGTLTGLSEIDPSLEEAATAFGMTKLEKLRKFQLALAMPILMSGIRTASIMIIGTATLAALVGAGGLGSFILLGIDRNDSALILIGAISSAVLAVLFGSIIKFLQDKKPRTILAALLVTLLAVGASYVPLNQSSSKKLVIAGKLGAEPEILINMYKLLIEDQTDIEVELEPNFGKTSFLYEALKSGSIDIYPEYTGTIMTTLLTNPPSDLSNNPEEVYTYAKEAILEQDGLMYLAPMAFQNTYALAVTEDYAQDHGLEKISDLAKVQQTAVAGFSLEFNDREDGNIGLTNLYGLNLNVKTMEPALRYEAIKNGDVQLVDAYSTDSKIVSYKLKILEDDKQLFPPYQAAPLLTKETLDKYPELEQVLGALAGKISTEEMTQMNYAVDVEGKSAEQVAREYLEQEELLK
- a CDS encoding NAD/NADP octopine/nopaline dehydrogenase family protein codes for the protein MSVEEWKQAPIAILGAGAVGKAVGADSKLAGNRVHLFELPAFAGQTLKNLDKTGITLTGGQNSLYGFERSGRAFFDLVTDRIEEAVAGAKIVIVAVPSIAHDQFFEALVPVLEDGMIVHIIPDNFGSLKLRKKMRELGCQKQVIVGGWTSAPYGARIVREGGVMTPKIELKYRAITLRGAALPLTDQDIFLESSRAIGAFDAITEGDGVTGGQTVLDVGFSNVNPVLHCPGTILGASVMENFGRIFGGNDPLQYSIYSHAYSESVAEVQYAFYLEQVQLAEAIGVDLLRYPKENFLSRTSILGPEYMGDDCIVPFDQQFPMAYGTGPFTIQDRYVTEDVPVGCHIYHELGKKYGVATPVIDSMIVLGSVMTGRQFFEEGLTLEDLDLAHLTKEETLAYLETGLFREREV